A genomic window from Prunus persica cultivar Lovell chromosome G2, Prunus_persica_NCBIv2, whole genome shotgun sequence includes:
- the LOC18787308 gene encoding uncharacterized protein LOC18787308, with amino-acid sequence MATVPLPENSSEEKPAISPNDSISHSLHTLEQSATPWIDYAVEQARVYQKTIEETFESAIEASRSRLSEIRSTSAAHFSQTINSLEDIKSDYGTYEDMFFGKIKEGVLIAASHPMITGGVAAGLGLLVLKRPRRLLYHKTLRLFVSEESLLSRADAKVKELRHSIDLLKAEGEKLEKRASHAEEELIRGRTKLRQTGKQIESVIRSAYKIERQAAGLKDILGELPRREASMFRSQVSKLATEAKQERNALTKEVTKISNYGISV; translated from the exons ATGGCGACGGTGCCACTGCCAGAAAACTCCTCAGAAGAGAAGCCAGCCATATCACCCAACGACTCCATAAGTCACAGTCTCCATACCCTAGAGCAATCTGCCACTCCGTGGATCGACTACGCGGTCGAGCAGGCTCGGGTTTACCAGAAGACCATCGAAGAGACTTTCGAGTCCGCCATCGAAGCTTCTAGATCACGTCTCTCCGAGATTCGGTCCACCTCCGCTGCTCATTTCAGCCAAACCATT AACTCTTTGGAAGATATCAAGTCTGATTATGGTACTTATGAGGATATGTTTTTTGGGAAGATTAAAG AGGGTGTTCTTATTGCGGCTTCACATCCCATGATTACTGGTGGAGTTGCTGCTGGTTTGGGTCTTCTGGTTTTAAAAA GGCCACGACGCCTGTTGTACCACAAAACTTTGCGCCTTTTTGTGAGCGAAGAG TCTTTACTTTCTAGAGCTGATGCCAAAGTAAAGGAGTTGCGACATTCAATTGATCTTCTAAAGGCTGAAGGTGAAAAATTAGAG AAGAGGGCTTCACATGCTGAAGAGGAACTGATAAGGGGAAGGACAAAACTCAG ACAAACAGGGAAACAAATTGAAAGTGTCATTCGCTCAGCTTATAAGATTGAAAGACAAGCAGCGG GTTTAAAAGATATCCTTGGTGAACTTCCTAGAAGAGAAGCATCCATGTTCCGGTCACAA GTCTCCAAACTAGCTACCGAGGCAAAGCAAGAAAGGAATGCTTTGACAAAGGAAGTCACAAAAATTAGCAATTATGGGATCTCAGTCTGA